The following proteins are co-located in the Candidatus Tiamatella incendiivivens genome:
- a CDS encoding succinate dehydrogenase, with protein sequence MSGDNSKKNLPGLLQASLNPWLIKVKDHPERLAFILHRVTGVVIILYLIAHVYVTNTPTRVGWDAWTQVMVQFGNNIWNKIGEWIIAGCVIFHGLNGIRLLLVEFFGIGVGRPVHPKPPYRPVSLYAGQRLMLLIVFGLAIIGWVWAGLIIFG encoded by the coding sequence ATGAGTGGGGATAACTCGAAAAAGAATCTTCCAGGCCTTCTTCAGGCTAGTTTAAACCCTTGGCTTATTAAAGTGAAGGATCATCCTGAGAGGCTAGCCTTCATACTTCATAGGGTAACTGGTGTAGTAATAATACTGTATCTTATAGCGCATGTGTATGTTACAAACACCCCTACTAGAGTAGGCTGGGATGCATGGACGCAGGTTATGGTGCAATTCGGGAATAACATATGGAATAAAATAGGGGAATGGATAATAGCTGGATGCGTAATATTCCACGGATTAAACGGTATCAGATTGTTACTCGTTGAATTCTTCGGAATAGGAGTTGGTAGGCCGGTGCATCCTAAGCCTCCATATAGACCTGTTAGCTTATACGCGGGCCAGAGGCTCATGTTATTGATAGTTTTCGGCCTAGCTATAATTGGATGGGTCTGGGCAGGCCTCATAATATTCGGGTGA